DNA from Pelobacter propionicus DSM 2379:
GGTGTTCCGGCAGTTCTCATCGCGCCTCCTGGAGTGGTTCATCGGTTCCCTGATCGTGGCCCCCGTGGCTGCCCTGCTCTGCGGCGGGCTCATGTACCTGGTGGCCGCCACGGTCCGCAAGGTGAGGAGAGCCCATGGGGCGAAACAGGGCTGTTGAGCGCAGGCGGGGAAACCGGCTCGGTTTCTGGTTCTTCCGCACGGCGGTGAGGCTGTTCGGCCTGGGGGGCGCCTACGGCTTCCTCTACTTCGTCGGCCTGTACTATCTGGTCGTGGACCGCGGCCTGGTGAAGGCCACCCTGGCCTATGTGCGCCGGCGCTTCCCCGGCCATGGCCCGTTGCGCAGGCTGCTGGACGTCTACCTGCTCTTCGTCAGCCAGGGGAAGAACCTGATCGACCGTTTCGCGCTGGCGGCCGGCTACTCGGACATCTCCCTGGATATCAGGGGCTTCGACGAGCTGAAGCAACTCTACTCCGCAGGCGGCAAGGGCTTCATCCTGCTGACCGCCCATGTGGGCAACTGGCAGGCGGCCATGACGGCGCTCCATGGCATCGGCAGGACCGTGCACCTGATGATGCGGCCCGAGGACAACCAGGCGGTCAAACAGACTCTGAACATCGACGGTGGGGGGGCGAAGGTCAAGATTATCTACACCGACGACTCCCTGGCAGGGGCGATCCAGGCCGTCAAGGTGCTGGAACAGGGGGATCTGGTCTCCATCATGGGGGACAGGGTCTACGGCTTCAGTTCGGCCGAAGCGACCTTTCTGGGTGACCGGGTCTGCTTTCCCCATGGCGCCTTCACCCTTGCCGCTGCCGTGCAGTGCCCGGTGGTGGTGCTCCTCTCCGCCAAGGTGGGGACAAAGAAATATGTCGTCGACGTCAGCCACGTCATCCCGCCGCCGGCCGGCGGCCGGAGAAGGAAGGACGCCGCCATGGGGGAGGCGTTGCAGCAATTCGCGGATGTGCTGGAGCAGTTCGTTCGCGAGCACCCCTACCAGTGGTTTGTGTTTCGCGATATCTGGACGTCCAATGAGTGATCGCTATTTTTGATGAGGAGAGTGCTATGGAAGACAAGGAACGAGAGCTTCAGAAAATTCGCAAGGATCTCAAGGAGATGATCGCCCGGGACCTGGCGTTGGAGGACATTACCCCCGAGGAGATCGGCGACGACGAGATCCTGTTCGGCGACGGCCTTGGCCTGGATTCCCTGGACGCGGTGGAGATCGTGGTCCTCTTGCAGCGCAATTTCGGTGTCGAGATCAAGAACATGGACCAGGGGAGGGAGATCTTCTACTCCATCGATACCATCGCCAACTACGTCTACGAGAATCGGGGCAAGCAGCCCTGAGCCAGCGTGCCGAACATAGGCTGCGTCTGCTCATGCTCGTTCTGTGCGCCGCCCTGTTGGCCGCCTGCGCCGGCAGCCGCCCGCCTGTCCCGGCAACGGGCCCCATGCCGCTGGTGACCTTCGTGCTGGACGACGGCAACGACACCGACTTTCTGCTGGGCAGGAGGATCTTCGCCGAACAGGGGGCCGTTGCCTGCAGCGCCGTGACCACTGACCTGATCAACACCCCCTTTCACATGACTCCTGAGCAGATCAGGGGGCTTGAGGAGGCCGGATGGGAGATCATGAGCCACACCGTCTCCCACCCCCACCTGCCGTTTCTGTCCCCGGCCGAGCTGGAGCATGAGCTGTCGCGCTCCAAGGCGGTACTGGAAGGATTGGGGGTGAGGGTCACCAACATCGTCTACCCTTTCAACAGCAACAACAGTGAGGTGAGGAGTGCGGCGGCCAGGCACTACCGTTCCGGCAGGGGGGGGGGAGCGAGTTCAACGTCGGGAACATCGACCGCTCTTTACTCACGTCATTCTCCCTCAACCATGACCTGCCCCGGATGAAGAGCCACATCGACCGTGCCCATGCCGAGCGCTCCTGGCTGATCTTCTACTACCACGAGATCGACACCAAGCAGAAGATAACGGAGAAACGGGGCAGTTTCCAGCAGGGGGAGACGGTGCGCCTGAGCCCCTCGGGGGCCGTGGCCCGCTACACAACCACCCACTGGTTCCCGATCTACGGCTATCACCTGTATCTGGTCCCCCTTTCCGGCACCCCCCAGGCGGGCGACCTGATCACCGGGACCGTCAGCGGCGCCACCGCCCGCATCGATTACACCATCTACGACGATATCGCCCAGCTGGGGGATATGCTGCGCTATATCCGGGACAGCTATCCGGACATGCGTATCGTCACCATCGACCAGGGGCTTGACCTGCTGGGGATTCCGAACTTTGTGCTTGGGCAGCAGCCCGGACGCACGGGGAAAACGACATGCACGGAACCGACATGCTCATAACGGGATTGGGCGTGGTCTCGTCCGCCGGCAACGGCTGCAGCGAGACCCTTGATTCCTTTGTACGGCTGGAACGCAACGCCGGACCGGTCACCCTCTTTCCCACGGCCATGGAGTATCCGGTCTTCGAGGTCAGGGGGATGCCGCAACCGTATTGCCTCCAGGGGATGCGCACCCTCGGCCTGACCCTGATGGCCCTGGACCAGGCCCTGGAGGATGCCGGCCTGGACGACCTGTCCGGCCGACGCGTGGGGGTCTGTCTGGGGACCACGGTGGCCAGCCAGCTGAACGACCTGGGGTTCTACGCCAGCTACCGCAGCCAGGGCTCGGCGCCTCTGACAGCGGTCGACCGCTTCCTCAAGGGGAACCTGGCCGAATGCGTAGCCCGCCGGGTCGGCGCACGCGGCCCGGTCCTGACCGTGGTCAACGCCTGCTCCTCGGGGAGCGATGCCATCGGCGTGGCTCTCTCCTGGTTGAAGGGGGGGCTGTGCGACCTGGTCATCGCCGGCGGAGCCGACGAGCTGAACCATGTGCCCTACTGCGGCTTCAACTCCCTGGGCATCCTCAATCCGGGGCTCTGCGCCCCCTTTGACCGTGACCGCCGGGGGCTGAACCTGGGGGAAGGGGCCGGGATCATGGTCCTGGAGCAGGAACGGCACGCCCGCATGCGGGGGAAGAGCTGCCAGCTCTTCCTGGCCGGATACGGCTCCATGGCCGATGCCTATCACCTGACCGCCCCGCGCCCCGATGGCGCCGGCCTGAGGGCGGCGCTGCACATGGCCCTGGCCGAGGCTGGCATCGAACCCCGGCAGGTGGCCTTCGTCAATGCCCATGGCACCGGCACCCAGGACAATGACCTGGTGGAGGGGACGGTTATCAAGGATCTTTTCGGAGCCGGGCTGAAGCTGCTCTCAACCAAGGGGTACACCGGCCACACCCTGGGGGCAGCCGGCGGCCTGGAGGCGGTGTTCAGCGCCTTGGCGCTGCGGGAAGGGTGGATACCGGCCAGCGCCGGATTCGTGAACCGGGACGAGGCCATTCCCCTGGTGCCGGTGCGGGAAAAGAGCGCCATCAGCGGATGCTATGCGGTCTCCACTTCCCTGGCCTTCGGGGGGAACAACGCGGCCATCGTCCTGGGGCGGGGAGGGAAACCATGAACATCCTCGGTATCGGCTCTGTTTTCAGCCGGGGAGCGGGAGTCCCGGCCCTGGAGGATGCCCTGCTCTCCGGCTGGCAGGCGCCGTCACGGGTGGAGGACCCCCGGGCGGAGAGCGGGTTTCGCCCGGCCTATCTGGTGGATCTGGCCGCGGTCCCGGACCGCACGCTG
Protein-coding regions in this window:
- a CDS encoding LpxL/LpxP family acyltransferase, whose protein sequence is MGRNRAVERRRGNRLGFWFFRTAVRLFGLGGAYGFLYFVGLYYLVVDRGLVKATLAYVRRRFPGHGPLRRLLDVYLLFVSQGKNLIDRFALAAGYSDISLDIRGFDELKQLYSAGGKGFILLTAHVGNWQAAMTALHGIGRTVHLMMRPEDNQAVKQTLNIDGGGAKVKIIYTDDSLAGAIQAVKVLEQGDLVSIMGDRVYGFSSAEATFLGDRVCFPHGAFTLAAAVQCPVVVLLSAKVGTKKYVVDVSHVIPPPAGGRRRKDAAMGEALQQFADVLEQFVREHPYQWFVFRDIWTSNE
- a CDS encoding phosphopantetheine-binding protein produces the protein MEDKERELQKIRKDLKEMIARDLALEDITPEEIGDDEILFGDGLGLDSLDAVEIVVLLQRNFGVEIKNMDQGREIFYSIDTIANYVYENRGKQP
- a CDS encoding polysaccharide deacetylase family protein, which codes for MLVLCAALLAACAGSRPPVPATGPMPLVTFVLDDGNDTDFLLGRRIFAEQGAVACSAVTTDLINTPFHMTPEQIRGLEEAGWEIMSHTVSHPHLPFLSPAELEHELSRSKAVLEGLGVRVTNIVYPFNSNNSEVRSAAARHYRSGRGGGASSTSGTSTALYSRHSPSTMTCPG
- a CDS encoding beta-ketoacyl-[acyl-carrier-protein] synthase family protein, with the translated sequence MHGTDMLITGLGVVSSAGNGCSETLDSFVRLERNAGPVTLFPTAMEYPVFEVRGMPQPYCLQGMRTLGLTLMALDQALEDAGLDDLSGRRVGVCLGTTVASQLNDLGFYASYRSQGSAPLTAVDRFLKGNLAECVARRVGARGPVLTVVNACSSGSDAIGVALSWLKGGLCDLVIAGGADELNHVPYCGFNSLGILNPGLCAPFDRDRRGLNLGEGAGIMVLEQERHARMRGKSCQLFLAGYGSMADAYHLTAPRPDGAGLRAALHMALAEAGIEPRQVAFVNAHGTGTQDNDLVEGTVIKDLFGAGLKLLSTKGYTGHTLGAAGGLEAVFSALALREGWIPASAGFVNRDEAIPLVPVREKSAISGCYAVSTSLAFGGNNAAIVLGRGGKP